A single genomic interval of Stieleria maiorica harbors:
- a CDS encoding right-handed parallel beta-helix repeat-containing protein, whose product MIRSPPQWSDPRYTMIRNKTLLITLATCSLVAAGETRGADAIINAADFATLQEAADAIPRSGGVLKIPPGTYELSQPLHLKTADTRLEGSGTATHLINKNTEGKPAILIEHPDWIGKQVPSKDRLWRVNLANFRVTGNEKSGAGIEARYIEEIFVQGVTSSDNGGDGLRLHYCYEDPRVSDCLFTYNKKCGVSIEGCHDIIVSANQFEENDDGLRCIDSFNLTMSGNNLDDHLGDGVVIENTYGSVVAGNMIEECQGWAIVLDRDCYGITMSANVIAHEFTGGIDLRDAHGCAISANTFTIVKKVGVAVREGSGSITISANNFSDSWIGDADDGTPIKKRDSVVSKTETNPNEAAGILLQDCQALVISGNLFSGLSGDAVRQLGDCRKVLINGNGSQEFEVD is encoded by the coding sequence ATGATCCGATCCCCACCCCAATGGTCCGATCCACGCTACACCATGATTCGTAACAAGACTCTATTGATCACGCTGGCCACCTGCAGTCTCGTGGCCGCCGGCGAAACGCGCGGCGCGGACGCGATCATCAACGCCGCTGACTTTGCGACACTGCAGGAAGCCGCTGATGCGATCCCCCGGTCCGGAGGCGTGCTGAAAATTCCGCCGGGGACTTACGAATTGAGCCAACCGCTGCATCTTAAAACGGCCGACACGCGTCTGGAAGGTTCTGGAACCGCAACTCACCTGATCAACAAAAACACCGAAGGAAAACCGGCCATTCTGATCGAGCATCCCGATTGGATCGGGAAACAGGTCCCATCGAAAGACCGGCTGTGGCGCGTCAACCTGGCCAACTTTCGGGTGACCGGAAATGAAAAAAGCGGTGCGGGAATCGAAGCCCGCTACATCGAAGAGATCTTCGTCCAGGGTGTCACCAGCAGCGACAACGGTGGCGACGGATTGCGATTGCACTATTGTTACGAAGATCCCCGCGTCAGCGACTGTCTGTTCACCTACAACAAGAAATGCGGCGTTTCGATCGAAGGCTGCCACGATATCATCGTCTCCGCCAATCAGTTCGAAGAAAACGATGACGGGTTACGCTGCATCGATTCATTCAACCTGACGATGAGCGGCAACAACCTGGACGACCACCTCGGCGACGGTGTGGTCATCGAAAACACTTATGGCTCGGTCGTCGCCGGCAACATGATCGAAGAATGCCAAGGCTGGGCGATCGTGCTGGACCGCGATTGCTATGGCATCACCATGTCGGCCAACGTGATCGCACATGAGTTCACCGGCGGGATCGATCTACGCGACGCGCACGGCTGTGCCATCTCCGCCAACACCTTCACCATCGTCAAAAAGGTCGGCGTCGCGGTGCGCGAAGGTTCCGGCAGCATCACGATCAGCGCCAATAATTTCAGCGATAGTTGGATCGGCGATGCGGACGATGGGACTCCGATCAAGAAACGAGATTCCGTGGTCAGCAAAACCGAAACGAATCCGAACGAAGCGGCCGGGATCCTGCTCCAGGATTGCCAGGCATTGGTGATCTCTGGGAATCTGTTTTCCGGTCTGAGCGGTGACGCGGTCCGGCAACTCGGTGACTGCCGGAAGGTATTGATCAATGGCAACGGGTCACAGGAGTTTGAGGTGGATTGA
- a CDS encoding PGPGW domain-containing protein — MNAFLDDHKVAMAWIAAISCVLFVGCLLIAPWLAVRIPVDYFVGRRRPRTLFADRHPVLRWTGLVIKNLIGGVLVLAGLVMLVLPGQGLLTMLVGILMLNFPGKHRLERRLVSIPAVLKSINWMRQRSGVEPIRVRSFGRP, encoded by the coding sequence GTGAACGCGTTTCTTGACGATCACAAGGTGGCGATGGCCTGGATCGCCGCAATTTCCTGCGTGCTGTTTGTCGGCTGCTTGCTGATCGCACCCTGGCTGGCCGTTCGAATTCCGGTCGACTATTTCGTCGGTCGGCGACGCCCCCGAACACTCTTCGCCGATCGGCACCCCGTGTTGCGGTGGACGGGATTGGTGATCAAAAACCTGATCGGCGGCGTACTGGTACTTGCCGGCCTGGTGATGCTGGTCCTGCCGGGCCAGGGGCTGTTGACCATGCTGGTCGGGATCCTGATGCTGAATTTTCCGGGCAAACATCGCCTGGAACGACGGTTGGTCTCCATTCCAGCGGTGTTGAAATCGATCAATTGGATGCGGCAGCGTTCGGGCGTCGAACCGATCCGAGTCCGATCGTTCGGTCGACCTTAA
- a CDS encoding alpha/beta hydrolase, whose translation MAFLFVSVSICRAAAPEGSATVPLWPDLPPGTTLRGEGDLPELIVTRVESESPTAAVVILPGGGYGGHAMDHEGHQFAAWFESLGVTSAICTYRLRGKGNDGKGYGHPAPMMDAQRAIQTLRARAEQWNIDPNRIGVIGFSAGGHLCSTVSTHFVDGDPASEDPIARVSSRPDFSILCYPVIAFGQPHTHKGSQRNLIGAAPDDGLLQSLSNEKQVTEKTPPAFLFHTGADTAVPVQNSIDYYLACLRHGVAAELHVFPEGRHGLGLAQSLPGAKQWPDLCADWLRRLGVVATP comes from the coding sequence TTGGCTTTCCTTTTCGTCTCGGTTTCGATTTGCCGGGCGGCGGCACCGGAGGGTTCGGCGACCGTGCCGCTTTGGCCCGACTTGCCGCCCGGGACGACGCTCCGCGGTGAAGGCGACCTCCCTGAACTGATCGTCACACGTGTCGAATCGGAATCGCCGACCGCGGCGGTCGTGATCTTGCCGGGCGGCGGATACGGCGGTCACGCGATGGATCACGAAGGCCACCAATTCGCGGCGTGGTTCGAATCGTTGGGCGTGACGTCGGCGATTTGCACCTATCGTTTGCGCGGCAAAGGCAACGACGGAAAGGGCTACGGGCATCCGGCCCCGATGATGGACGCCCAACGCGCGATTCAAACGTTGCGTGCCCGAGCCGAACAATGGAACATCGATCCAAATCGAATCGGTGTGATCGGGTTTTCCGCCGGCGGCCACTTGTGCTCCACCGTCTCGACACACTTTGTCGACGGCGATCCGGCGTCGGAGGATCCGATCGCACGCGTTTCGTCTCGTCCGGATTTCAGCATCCTGTGCTACCCCGTGATCGCATTCGGGCAGCCCCACACGCACAAGGGCAGCCAGCGAAACCTGATCGGTGCGGCTCCCGACGATGGGCTGCTGCAATCTCTTTCGAATGAAAAGCAGGTGACCGAGAAAACTCCACCGGCGTTTTTGTTCCACACCGGTGCCGACACCGCCGTGCCCGTGCAAAACAGCATCGATTACTACTTGGCTTGTTTACGGCACGGCGTCGCCGCAGAGCTGCACGTGTTTCCCGAAGGACGGCACGGATTGGGACTTGCCCAAAGCTTGCCCGGGGCGAAGCAGTGGCCCGACCTGTGCGCGGATTGGCTGCGACGCTTGGGCGTAGTGGCCACGCCGTGA